In Neoarius graeffei isolate fNeoGra1 chromosome 9, fNeoGra1.pri, whole genome shotgun sequence, one genomic interval encodes:
- the LOC132891583 gene encoding E3 ubiquitin-protein ligase TRIM39-like, producing MASKFSEEDLSCPVCCEIFKDPVVLHCSHSVCKVCLQQFWETKGSRECPVCRRKSSMEFPPISLALKNLCETFLQERSQRSSSGSETVCSLHSEKLKLFCLDHQQPVCLVCQTSRKHTNHKFCPIDEAVTDCKEKLKTALKPLQEKVKILKEWKWKWSQTAEHIKIQAQHTERQIKEEFEKLHQFLRDEEAVRITALREEEEQKSQMMKEKIEKLSKDISSLSDTIGAVEEEMRAEDVSFLENYKATVKRAQSTLQHPEELSGALIHVAKHLANLQFRVWEKMQYTVQYTPVTLDPNTAHPQLIVSDDLKSVRRSDEEQKLPDNPERFDKYWCILGSEGFNSGTHCWDVEVGDGTWWSVGVMTESAQRKGEIFSRSGIWHVRYYAEKYYAVSTPHPGTQLSVAQKLQRIRVKLDWDRGKLSFSDPLTNTHLHTFTHTFTDKLLPFLHVNGSIKILPLECSVRVNQIS from the exons ATGGCTTCTAAGTTTTCAGAGGaggatttgtcctgtcctgtgtgcTGTGAAATCTTCAAGGATCCTGTTGTTCTGCACTGCAGTcacagtgtgtgtaaagtgtgtttgCAGCAGTTCTGGGAGACCAAAGGATCCAGAGAATGTCCTGTTTGTAGGAGGAAGTCGTCTATGGAGTTTCCTCCCATAAGTCTGGCCTTAaagaacctgtgtgagactttctTACAGGAGAGAAGTCAGAGATCTTCATCAGGGTCTGAAACAGTCTGCAGTCTGCACAGTGAGAAACTCAAACTCTTCTGTCTGGATCATCAACAGCCGGTGTGTTTGGTGTGTCAGACTTCAAGAAAACACACCAACCACAAATTCTGCCCCATTGATGAGGCAGTAACAGACTGTAAG GAGAAGCTCAAAACTGCACTGAAACCCCTACAGGAGAAAGTGAAGATACTTAAAGAATGGAAATGGAAATGGAGTCAGACTGCAGAACATATAAAG ATTCAGGCCCAACACACAGAGCGTCAGATTAAGGAGGAGTTTGAGAAGCTTCACCAGTTTCTACGAGATGAAGAGGCAGTCAGGATCACTGCACTGAGAGAGGAAGAGGAGCAGAAGAGTCAGATGATGAAGGAGAAGATTGAGAAGCTGAGCAAAGACATATCCTCTCTTTCAGACACAATCGGAGCCGTAGAAGAGGAGATGAGAGCTGAAGATGTTTCATTCTTAGAA AACTACAAGGCCACAGTGAAAAG agcccagagcacactgcagcatccagaggagctttcaggagcactgatccatgtggcaaaacatctggccaacctgcagttcaGAGTCTGGGAGAAGATGCAGTATACCGTCCAATACA caccTGTAACTCTGGACCCCAACACTGCTCATCCTCAACTCATTGTATCTGATGATCTGAAAAGTGTGAGACGCAGCGATGAGGAACAGAAACTTCCTGataatccagagagatttgataaaTATTGGTGTATCCTGGGATCTGAGGGCTTTAACTCAGGGACACACTGCTGGGATGTGGAAGTTGGAGACGGTACGTGGTGGAGTGTGGGTGTGATGACAGAATCTgctcagaggaagggggagatATTCTCCAGAAGTGGAATCTGGCATGTGcggtattatgctgagaaatattACGCAGTTTCTACACCACATCCAGGCACTCAGCTCTCAGTAGCACAGAAACTCCAGAGGATCAGAGTGAAGCTGGACTGGGACAGAGGAAAACTGTCATTCTCCGACCctctcactaacacacacttacacactttcacacacacatttactgatAAATTACTGCCATTCCTACATGTTAATGGTTCCATAAAGATCCTCCCACTTGAGTGCTCTGTAAGAGTGAATCAGATCAGTTAG